The Cellulomonas fulva genome includes a window with the following:
- a CDS encoding TetR/AcrR family transcriptional regulator, with the protein MAADRTTPDDPGDTSSLRDHKRRAVQDELSLVAIDLFIERGFDATSVEQIAAAVGMSERSFFRYFPTKDAVLAHQSARWRRLVATSLAARPADEPVWFSLRRAFDEYLRVTIAEGRALPLLRMVYASPAHHGQLLHRMELLGEELTAVLVDRLRGTVEDPELVASVRAGTVVACLEVARRRWAATAGAQRFDDLLDATMELVEPVRPSGSGPRATGSGR; encoded by the coding sequence GTGGCGGCCGACCGCACCACCCCGGACGACCCCGGGGACACCTCCTCGCTACGCGACCACAAGCGCCGCGCGGTGCAGGACGAGCTGAGCCTCGTCGCCATCGACCTGTTCATCGAGCGGGGCTTCGACGCGACGTCGGTGGAGCAGATCGCCGCCGCGGTCGGGATGTCCGAACGCTCGTTCTTCCGCTACTTCCCGACGAAGGACGCGGTGCTGGCGCACCAGTCAGCCCGCTGGCGCCGGCTCGTCGCGACCTCGCTCGCGGCGCGGCCGGCGGACGAGCCGGTCTGGTTCTCGCTGCGCCGGGCGTTCGACGAGTACCTGCGGGTGACGATCGCCGAGGGGCGCGCGCTGCCCCTGCTGCGCATGGTCTACGCGAGCCCGGCGCACCACGGCCAGCTGCTGCACCGCATGGAGCTGCTGGGTGAGGAGCTCACCGCGGTGCTGGTCGACCGGCTGCGCGGGACGGTCGAGGACCCGGAGCTGGTCGCCTCGGTGCGCGCGGGCACGGTGGTCGCGTGCCTGGAGGTGGCGCGGCGGCGCTGGGCGGCGACCGCCGGCGCCCAGCGCTTCGACGACCTCCTGGACGCGACGATGGAGCTCGTCGAGCCCGTCAGGCCGTCCGGCTCCGGTCCTCGAGCGACCGGTTCGGGGAGATGA
- a CDS encoding pyridoxal phosphate-dependent decarboxylase family protein, with translation MTETRPEGGSPADRTRAGGRPADDVLAELLALRAADPPTHGGRVLSYVYDPGRPDLDALAERAATAFLPVNGLDPTTFTSVAAIERALVARARATFHGSDDVVGSVTSGGTESCLLAVKAARETWRAASSSRATAQERATIVLATTAHPAFHKAAAYLDLDVVAVPVDPASGRADPGRMVAALDEAGDRAALVVVSAPSYPFGVVDPVAEVAAGAAERGVACHVDACIGGWVLPWWGDLEPWDLAVPGVTSLSADLHKYGYAPKGASVVLHRGRDRHAAQYFVTTAWPGYPVVNPTVLGSRAAGAMAAAWAIGEALGDDGYAELVGRTRSAVAVVRRALDATAGLRVVGSPTGPLLALAADEAADGTTDGAAGAVDPFRLVDALRARGWLAQCQPAMTQPDGTVLPRTAHLTLTAVTADVADQLAADLVAAADAVRGVAPADPDPGLVARVLTEGLPDELAGVMATLEALPADVVRPALVQVLQAAIDPGPARA, from the coding sequence ATGACCGAGACCCGTCCCGAGGGTGGGAGCCCCGCCGACCGCACGCGCGCGGGTGGCCGTCCCGCCGACGACGTGCTCGCCGAGCTGCTGGCGCTGCGCGCCGCCGACCCGCCGACCCACGGCGGCCGCGTGCTGTCCTACGTCTACGACCCGGGCCGCCCCGACCTCGACGCCCTCGCCGAGCGCGCGGCCACGGCGTTCCTGCCCGTCAACGGGCTCGACCCGACGACGTTCACGTCCGTCGCGGCGATCGAGCGCGCGCTCGTCGCCCGCGCGCGGGCCACGTTCCACGGGTCCGACGACGTGGTCGGCTCGGTGACGTCGGGCGGCACCGAGTCGTGCCTGCTCGCGGTCAAGGCCGCGCGCGAGACCTGGCGCGCGGCCTCGTCGTCCCGGGCCACCGCCCAGGAGCGCGCGACGATCGTGCTGGCGACCACCGCGCACCCCGCCTTCCACAAGGCGGCCGCCTACCTGGACCTCGACGTGGTCGCGGTGCCGGTGGACCCCGCGTCCGGGCGGGCGGATCCGGGGCGCATGGTCGCCGCGCTCGACGAGGCCGGGGACCGGGCCGCGCTCGTCGTGGTGTCCGCCCCGTCCTACCCGTTCGGCGTCGTGGACCCGGTCGCGGAGGTCGCCGCCGGCGCGGCCGAGCGCGGCGTCGCGTGCCACGTGGACGCGTGCATCGGCGGCTGGGTGCTGCCGTGGTGGGGCGACCTCGAGCCGTGGGACCTGGCGGTGCCGGGCGTGACGTCGTTGTCCGCGGACCTGCACAAGTACGGGTACGCGCCCAAGGGCGCGTCGGTGGTGCTGCACCGCGGGCGGGACCGGCACGCGGCGCAGTACTTCGTCACGACGGCATGGCCCGGCTACCCGGTGGTCAACCCGACCGTGCTGGGCTCCCGCGCGGCCGGCGCGATGGCCGCGGCGTGGGCGATCGGCGAGGCGCTCGGCGACGACGGCTACGCCGAGCTCGTCGGGCGCACGCGCTCCGCCGTCGCGGTGGTGCGGCGCGCGCTCGACGCGACCGCGGGCCTGCGCGTCGTCGGGTCGCCGACGGGTCCGCTGCTGGCGCTGGCTGCCGACGAGGCCGCCGACGGGACCACCGACGGGGCCGCTGGCGCGGTGGACCCGTTCCGGCTGGTCGACGCCCTGCGCGCCCGCGGCTGGCTCGCGCAGTGCCAGCCCGCGATGACGCAGCCCGACGGGACCGTGCTGCCGCGGACCGCGCACCTGACGCTGACGGCCGTGACCGCCGACGTCGCCGACCAGCTCGCGGCGGACCTGGTCGCGGCCGCCGACGCCGTGCGCGGCGTCGCCCCGGCAGACCCGGACCCCGGCCTCGTCGCGCGCGTGCTCACCGAGGGGCTGCCCGACGAGCTGGCGGGCGTCATGGCGACGCTCGAGGCGCTGCCCGCCGACGTGGTCCGGCCGGCCCTGGTGCAGGTGCTGCAGGCCGCGATCGACCCGGGACCCGCCCGCGCCTGA
- a CDS encoding BldC family transcriptional regulator: MAHDQQHDTQELLTPHEVANLFGVDPKTVTRWARAGRLTSIRTLGGHRRYLGAEVHALISPNRSLEDRSRTA, translated from the coding sequence ATGGCCCACGACCAGCAGCACGACACGCAGGAGCTCCTGACGCCGCACGAGGTCGCGAACCTCTTCGGCGTCGATCCCAAGACGGTGACCCGGTGGGCCCGCGCGGGACGGCTCACGTCGATCCGGACGCTCGGGGGGCACCGGCGCTACCTCGGCGCCGAGGTGCACGCGCTCATCTCCCCGAACCGGTCGCTCGAGGACCGGAGCCGGACGGCCTGA